The Geodermatophilaceae bacterium NBWT11 genome has a segment encoding these proteins:
- a CDS encoding GTP-binding protein has translation MTSAAAELATARKDILRIATAGSVDDGKSTLIGRLLYDSKAVFEDQYEAISRASRGDHVDLSLLTDGLRAEREQGITIDVAYRYFTTPRRTFVLADTPGHVQYTRNMVTGASTADLAIVLVDARKGVLEQSRRHAFLASLLRVPHLVVAVNKMDLVDWSQDVFTAIRDEFRAFAAKLDVPDLTVVPISALAGDNVVTPSERMPWYDGPSLLDHLERVEVGSDVNLTDARFPVQYVIRPQSDAHRDYRGYAGTVASGVFRPGDEVQVLPSGRTTTIAAVDGPAGPVAEAFPPMAVTLRLTDDVDVSRGDLLSHPAGGPTATQDLDAVVCWMTDEPLRPRQKLAVKHTTRSVRAVVKALQHRLDVNTLEPDDTATELGLNDIGRITLRTTQPLFVDDYRHNRATGRFILVDEATNATVAAGMITAAS, from the coding sequence CTGACCTCCGCCGCCGCGGAGCTCGCCACCGCCCGCAAGGACATCCTGCGGATCGCGACCGCGGGTTCGGTGGACGACGGGAAGTCCACCCTCATCGGCCGGCTGCTCTACGACAGCAAGGCCGTCTTCGAGGACCAGTACGAGGCGATCTCGCGGGCCAGCCGGGGCGACCACGTCGACCTGTCGCTGCTCACCGACGGCCTGCGCGCCGAGCGCGAGCAGGGCATCACCATCGACGTCGCCTACCGGTACTTCACCACCCCGCGGCGCACCTTCGTCCTGGCCGACACCCCCGGGCACGTGCAGTACACCCGCAACATGGTCACCGGCGCCTCGACCGCCGACCTCGCGATCGTGCTGGTCGACGCCCGCAAGGGGGTGCTCGAGCAGTCCCGCCGGCACGCGTTCCTCGCCTCGCTGCTGCGGGTGCCGCACCTGGTGGTCGCGGTGAACAAGATGGACCTCGTCGACTGGTCGCAGGACGTCTTCACCGCCATCCGCGACGAGTTCCGGGCCTTCGCGGCCAAGCTCGACGTCCCCGACCTCACCGTCGTCCCCATCTCGGCGCTGGCCGGGGACAACGTGGTCACGCCCTCGGAGCGGATGCCCTGGTACGACGGGCCCTCCCTGCTGGACCACCTCGAGCGGGTCGAGGTGGGCAGCGACGTCAACCTCACCGACGCCCGGTTCCCGGTGCAGTACGTGATCCGGCCGCAGTCCGACGCGCACCGCGACTACCGCGGCTACGCCGGCACCGTGGCCAGCGGGGTGTTCCGCCCGGGCGACGAGGTGCAGGTGCTCCCCTCGGGCCGGACGACGACGATCGCCGCCGTCGACGGCCCCGCGGGCCCGGTGGCCGAGGCGTTCCCGCCGATGGCGGTGACCCTGCGGCTGACCGACGACGTCGACGTCTCCCGCGGGGACCTGCTGTCCCACCCCGCGGGCGGGCCGACCGCGACGCAGGACCTGGACGCGGTGGTCTGCTGGATGACCGACGAGCCCCTGCGGCCCCGGCAGAAGCTGGCCGTCAAGCACACCACCCGCTCGGTGCGGGCGGTGGTGAAGGCGCTGCAGCACCGGCTCGACGTCAACACCCTCGAGCCCGACGACACCGCCACCGAGCTGGGGCTCAACGACATCGGCCGGATCACCCTGCGCACCACCCAGCCGCTGTTCGTCGACGACTACCGGCACAACCGGGCCACCGGCCGGTTCATCCTGGTCGACGAGGCCACCAACGCCACCGTCGCGGCCGGGATGATCACCGCCGCCTCCTGA
- a CDS encoding xanthine dehydrogenase family protein subunit M has product MIPSPFDYVRVSSVDEAVAALAEHGEDAKILAGGHSLLPIMKLRLAIPTVLIDISGIADLNYVRVDGDQVAIGAGTRHHDLENSDVAKAEVPLLPHVASRVGDPQVRHRGTLGGTVAHCDPASDLPTALLALGADVVLAGPNGRRTVPITEFFLGFFETAMEEGELIVELRVPRTGDAGWAYEKFTRRENDWPIVSAAVAHLPGGGVGVALANMGGVVLKATAVEDALAEGKSIEEAAALAAEGTSPSSDMHADAEYRSHLARLLTRRALAVAAGEAEASTAESTAAA; this is encoded by the coding sequence GTGATCCCCAGCCCGTTCGACTACGTGCGCGTCTCCTCGGTCGACGAGGCCGTGGCGGCGCTGGCCGAGCACGGCGAGGACGCCAAGATCCTCGCCGGCGGGCACTCGCTGCTGCCGATCATGAAGCTGCGGCTGGCCATCCCCACGGTGCTCATCGACATCTCCGGGATCGCCGACCTGAACTACGTCCGCGTCGACGGCGACCAGGTCGCCATCGGGGCCGGCACCCGGCACCACGACCTGGAGAACTCCGACGTGGCGAAGGCCGAGGTGCCGCTCCTGCCGCACGTCGCCTCCCGCGTCGGTGACCCCCAGGTGCGCCACCGCGGCACCCTCGGCGGCACCGTCGCGCACTGCGACCCCGCCTCGGACCTGCCCACCGCGCTCCTCGCGCTCGGTGCCGACGTGGTGCTCGCGGGCCCGAACGGCCGCCGCACCGTGCCGATCACCGAGTTCTTCCTCGGGTTCTTCGAGACGGCCATGGAGGAGGGGGAGCTCATCGTCGAGCTCCGCGTCCCCCGCACCGGCGACGCCGGCTGGGCCTACGAGAAGTTCACCCGTCGGGAGAACGACTGGCCGATCGTCTCGGCCGCCGTGGCGCACCTGCCCGGCGGCGGGGTCGGCGTGGCACTGGCCAACATGGGCGGCGTGGTGCTGAAGGCCACCGCCGTCGAGGACGCGCTGGCCGAGGGGAAGTCGATCGAGGAGGCCGCCGCGCTGGCCGCGGAGGGCACCTCGCCGTCCTCGGACATGCACGCCGACGCCGAGTACCGCTCGCACCTGGCCCGGCTGCTCACCCGCCGGGCGCTGGCGGTCGCGGCCGGCGAGGCCGAGGCCAGCACCGCGGAGAGCACCGCCGCGGCCTGA
- a CDS encoding (2Fe-2S)-binding protein, translating to MQVSMTVNGQQRTDEVEPRMLLAHHLRDNLGLTATNIGCDSTSCGACTVIVDGLSVKSCTVLALQAEGSQVTTLEGLAGEDGELHPVQAAFQSEHGLQCGFCTSGMVMASVGVLAANPNPTDREVREGLEGNLCRCTGYHNIVQAVLKAAEAGPVAGQVPQSQEVSA from the coding sequence ATGCAGGTCTCGATGACCGTCAACGGGCAGCAGCGGACCGACGAGGTCGAGCCGCGGATGCTGCTGGCGCACCACCTGCGCGACAACCTGGGGCTCACCGCCACCAACATCGGCTGCGACTCGACGTCCTGCGGTGCCTGCACCGTGATCGTCGACGGGCTGTCGGTGAAGAGCTGCACGGTGCTCGCGCTCCAGGCCGAGGGCTCGCAGGTCACCACGCTGGAGGGCCTGGCCGGCGAGGACGGCGAGCTGCACCCCGTGCAGGCCGCCTTCCAGTCCGAGCACGGTCTCCAGTGCGGCTTCTGCACCTCGGGCATGGTCATGGCCTCGGTGGGCGTCCTGGCGGCGAACCCGAACCCGACCGACCGGGAGGTCCGCGAGGGCCTGGAGGGCAACCTCTGCCGCTGCACCGGCTACCACAACATCGTCCAGGCGGTCCTCAAGGCCGCCGAGGCCGGACCGGTCGCCGGCCAGGTCCCGCAGTCGCAGGAGGTGTCCGCGTGA
- a CDS encoding xanthine dehydrogenase family protein, with translation MSILGTRVVRTEDPQFLTRGAVYTDDLTDERLTGALHATFVRSQVAHAKILSVDTEAAKQAPGVVAVYTAADLTDLPPLAPPFPFIAAEFERQWLCTDTVRFVGDAIAVVLTEERYQGEDAAEQVVVDLDVLPAVVGTANAAKDETILFPAAGTNVLAAFGEPAPADFFDGCEVVVEQAVVNQRVAPVPLETRATSAVWGEDGRVTVWCTNQGAQQAKGQIAEWLGLDASLVHLITPDVGGGFGAKIGADPEYALVAHLAKLSGRPVRWTESRSENLTSMLHGRGQDQVVKIGGSRDGKIEAYSLVTDQDGGAYPRIGVVLPTLTMLMTPGTYAFPKVHAQARALATNTTPIGAYRGAGRPEATAAVERAVDLFAAEIGMDPAEVRRINLVPKFDEPHTTSMGATYDSGDYVAALDRALEASGYAGLRAEQKARRERGDARQLGIGISTYVEITGADNGAGTGEEAELEVHADGTATVLTGTSPHGQGHATTWAMLASDQLGIPVEKITVLHGDTDRIPKGGGTMGSRSLQQGGAAVHQAAVELVEVAKKRAAERLEANPDDLIVDLGSASLQVKGTPGVSVSFAELAAEEALMVQTTFTAAAATFPFGAHVAVVETDVESGKATVVRIVTVDDAGTIINPLLAEGQRHGGIAQGVAQALLEEVLYDEDGNPQTSTLADYPFISATELPSFELVEMATPTPMNPLGAKGIGEAGTIGSTPAVQSAVIDSVAHLGVRHVDMPATSMRVWKAVQAAQQTQNGSTN, from the coding sequence ATGAGCATCCTCGGCACCCGGGTGGTCCGTACGGAGGACCCCCAGTTCCTGACGCGTGGGGCGGTCTACACCGACGACCTCACCGACGAGCGCCTCACCGGCGCCCTGCACGCCACCTTCGTCCGCTCCCAGGTGGCGCACGCGAAGATCCTGTCGGTCGACACCGAGGCCGCGAAGCAGGCTCCCGGCGTCGTCGCGGTCTACACCGCCGCCGACCTGACCGACCTGCCCCCCCTGGCCCCGCCCTTCCCGTTCATCGCGGCCGAGTTCGAGCGGCAGTGGCTGTGCACCGACACCGTCCGCTTCGTGGGTGACGCGATCGCCGTCGTCCTCACCGAGGAGCGCTACCAGGGCGAGGACGCCGCGGAGCAGGTCGTCGTCGACCTCGACGTGCTGCCCGCCGTCGTCGGCACCGCGAACGCCGCCAAGGACGAGACGATCCTCTTCCCGGCCGCCGGCACCAACGTGCTCGCCGCCTTCGGGGAGCCGGCCCCGGCCGACTTCTTCGACGGCTGCGAGGTCGTCGTCGAGCAGGCCGTGGTCAACCAGCGCGTCGCCCCGGTGCCGCTGGAGACCCGCGCGACCTCGGCCGTGTGGGGCGAGGACGGCCGGGTCACCGTCTGGTGCACCAACCAGGGCGCCCAGCAGGCCAAGGGCCAGATCGCCGAGTGGCTCGGCCTGGACGCCTCGCTGGTCCACCTGATCACCCCCGACGTCGGTGGTGGCTTCGGCGCCAAGATCGGTGCCGACCCCGAGTACGCCCTCGTCGCGCACCTGGCCAAGCTGTCCGGCCGCCCGGTCCGCTGGACCGAGAGCCGCTCGGAGAACCTCACCTCGATGCTGCACGGCCGCGGCCAGGACCAGGTCGTGAAGATCGGCGGCAGCCGGGACGGGAAGATCGAGGCCTACAGCCTGGTCACCGACCAGGACGGCGGCGCCTACCCGCGCATCGGCGTCGTGCTGCCCACGCTGACGATGCTGATGACGCCCGGCACGTACGCCTTCCCGAAGGTGCACGCCCAGGCCCGTGCGCTGGCCACCAACACCACCCCGATCGGCGCCTACCGCGGCGCCGGCCGACCGGAGGCCACCGCCGCCGTCGAGCGGGCGGTCGACCTGTTCGCCGCCGAGATCGGCATGGACCCGGCCGAGGTGCGCCGGATCAACCTGGTGCCGAAGTTCGACGAGCCGCACACCACCTCGATGGGCGCCACCTACGACAGCGGCGACTACGTCGCGGCGCTGGACCGCGCCCTCGAGGCCTCGGGCTACGCCGGGCTGCGCGCGGAGCAGAAGGCGCGCCGGGAGCGTGGCGACGCCCGCCAGCTGGGCATCGGCATCAGCACCTACGTCGAGATCACCGGGGCCGACAACGGCGCCGGCACCGGCGAAGAGGCCGAGCTCGAGGTGCACGCCGACGGCACCGCCACCGTCCTCACCGGCACCTCGCCGCACGGCCAGGGCCACGCCACCACCTGGGCGATGCTCGCCAGCGACCAGCTGGGCATCCCGGTCGAGAAGATCACCGTCCTGCACGGTGACACCGACCGGATCCCCAAGGGCGGCGGCACCATGGGCTCCCGCTCGCTGCAGCAGGGAGGTGCGGCGGTGCACCAGGCCGCCGTCGAGCTCGTCGAGGTCGCCAAGAAGCGGGCCGCCGAGCGCCTGGAGGCCAACCCCGACGACCTGATCGTCGACCTGGGCTCCGCCTCGCTGCAGGTCAAGGGCACCCCCGGGGTCTCGGTGAGCTTCGCCGAGCTGGCCGCCGAGGAGGCGCTGATGGTGCAGACCACCTTCACCGCAGCCGCCGCGACCTTCCCCTTCGGCGCGCACGTGGCCGTCGTGGAGACCGACGTCGAGTCGGGCAAGGCGACCGTCGTCCGCATCGTCACCGTCGACGACGCCGGCACGATCATCAACCCGCTGCTCGCCGAGGGCCAGCGGCACGGTGGCATCGCCCAGGGCGTGGCCCAGGCCCTGCTGGAGGAGGTCCTCTACGACGAGGACGGCAACCCGCAGACCTCCACGCTGGCCGACTACCCGTTCATCTCCGCCACCGAGCTCCCGAGCTTCGAGCTGGTCGAGATGGCCACCCCCACCCCGATGAACCCGCTGGGTGCCAAGGGGATCGGGGAGGCCGGGACCATCGGCTCCACCCCGGCGGTGCAGTCCGCCGTCATCGACTCCGTCGCCCACCTCGGCGTCCGGCACGTCGACATGCCCGCCACCTCCATGCGCGTCTGGAAGGCCGTCCAGGCCGCGCAGCAGACCCAGAACGGGAGCACGAACTGA
- a CDS encoding MFS transporter — translation MLREPLARRVTVFLGMQSTQFYALAAWLPTLLTDAGLPAADGGALLAVSTVTGAVGAFLGPTVAGSMQARGRGQRPLVLVVLACYLVGVGGLLLAPTTATVVWVAVFGVAQGGGFALALTLIVLRSATPLTAARMGGVAQCLGYLVAAAGPVVLGVLHDLTGGWSWPLALLLVLLLPMAWAGWGAARDVVLPESFPAPPRA, via the coding sequence TTGCTGCGGGAGCCGCTGGCCCGCCGGGTGACGGTCTTCCTGGGCATGCAGTCGACCCAGTTCTACGCGCTGGCCGCCTGGCTGCCGACCCTGCTCACCGACGCCGGGCTGCCGGCCGCCGACGGCGGGGCGCTCCTGGCGGTGTCCACGGTGACCGGCGCGGTCGGGGCCTTCCTCGGGCCGACGGTCGCGGGCTCGATGCAGGCCCGCGGGCGGGGGCAGCGGCCGCTGGTCCTCGTCGTCCTGGCCTGTTACCTGGTCGGCGTCGGTGGGCTGCTCCTCGCCCCGACCACGGCGACCGTGGTGTGGGTGGCGGTCTTCGGCGTCGCCCAGGGCGGCGGGTTCGCCCTGGCGCTGACGCTGATCGTGCTGCGCTCGGCGACCCCGCTGACCGCGGCCCGGATGGGCGGGGTGGCCCAGTGCCTGGGCTACCTGGTCGCGGCGGCCGGTCCGGTGGTGCTCGGCGTGCTGCACGACCTCACCGGGGGGTGGTCCTGGCCGCTGGCCCTTCTGCTGGTGCTGCTGCTCCCCATGGCCTGGGCCGGGTGGGGCGCGGCCCGCGACGTCGTGCTCCCGGAGTCCTTCCCGGCGCCGCCGCGGGCCTGA
- a CDS encoding glycosyltransferase has product MDVMVVVSDLGDSGATRVTLDRAARWHEGGDHVTVLVVAWEAEGSTAALPPGLDVVRATRPGAQLRTALPRALLRAVLRARRAEVVVSGTEVGFGLLVARMAASLTGRPLAVTVQSRPDRAVEDYVDRPLRPITRWILRTSSLAVSVSDGLRPAIEGLGVSSRSVVVARNSVDRRDVLQQSEAAPAVAVSVSNPTVVSSGRLEHQKGFDLLVRAHARALQDGAPSHELVVLGEGGEREALEALAAELGVADSVRLPGFTPNPHSVVARSALYVLSSRYEGFSLSLAEALACGIPCLAFDCTAGPSEVLAGGRYGHLVAEGDVTALADGIRAHLLDPSDLRDRALSAAAGADELFDPAAPAQVHRAHLSGLNERWTARPSTASRLRDRVVRLRRSAAGD; this is encoded by the coding sequence ATGGACGTGATGGTGGTGGTGTCCGATCTGGGAGACAGCGGGGCGACCCGGGTCACTCTCGACCGGGCGGCCCGGTGGCATGAGGGCGGAGATCACGTGACTGTCCTCGTGGTCGCCTGGGAGGCAGAAGGGAGCACCGCGGCGCTGCCCCCTGGGCTCGACGTCGTGCGAGCCACGCGGCCCGGCGCGCAGTTGCGGACGGCGTTGCCCAGGGCGCTCTTGCGGGCTGTGCTGCGGGCGCGTCGTGCAGAGGTGGTGGTGAGTGGCACAGAGGTGGGCTTCGGCCTGCTGGTGGCGCGGATGGCAGCCTCCCTCACAGGCCGCCCGCTCGCTGTGACCGTGCAGTCGCGTCCCGACAGAGCGGTCGAGGACTACGTGGACCGGCCTCTCCGTCCGATCACCCGCTGGATCTTGCGGACGTCCTCCCTGGCGGTCTCGGTGTCTGATGGTCTGCGCCCCGCGATCGAGGGCCTCGGGGTGTCGAGCAGGAGCGTCGTCGTGGCCCGGAACTCCGTGGACCGGCGGGATGTGCTGCAGCAGTCCGAGGCAGCACCGGCCGTCGCGGTCTCGGTCAGCAACCCGACGGTGGTGTCCAGTGGACGTCTGGAACACCAGAAGGGTTTCGACCTGCTCGTCCGAGCCCACGCACGAGCCCTGCAGGACGGTGCGCCGAGCCACGAGCTGGTGGTCCTGGGTGAAGGTGGTGAGCGGGAGGCCCTCGAGGCGCTGGCCGCCGAGCTGGGCGTCGCGGACTCGGTGCGGCTCCCGGGGTTCACCCCGAACCCGCATTCCGTGGTGGCCCGTTCCGCGCTCTACGTCCTGTCCAGCCGTTACGAGGGGTTCTCCCTCTCACTGGCGGAGGCCCTGGCTTGTGGCATCCCCTGCCTCGCTTTCGACTGCACAGCGGGACCGTCCGAGGTCCTCGCGGGAGGGAGGTACGGGCACCTGGTCGCGGAGGGAGACGTGACAGCTCTCGCCGACGGCATCCGGGCTCACCTGCTGGACCCGTCGGACCTGCGTGATCGAGCCCTGTCTGCAGCGGCTGGTGCAGACGAGCTCTTCGACCCCGCTGCGCCAGCTCAGGTGCACCGTGCCCATCTGTCCGGCCTGAACGAGAGGTGGACGGCGAGACCGAGCACGGCGTCCAGGCTGCGGGACCGCGTTGTCCGTTTGCGTCGATCCGCGGCGGGGGACTGA
- the hrpA gene encoding ATP-dependent RNA helicase HrpA — protein sequence MPESDDLRSRLSTLTIEDEHRLRRRLDGLRSVRDPAARARKHEQVAADVVRAEARIAARIAAVPTVSYPEQLPVSGRRADIAAAIRDHQVVVVAGETGSGKTTQLPKILLELGRGVRGRIGHTQPRRIAARTVAERVAEELGSPLGEVVGYKVRFTDQVGDTSLVKLMTDGVLLAEVQRDRLLRQYDTIVIDEAHERSLNIDFLLGYLAQLLPRRPDLKIVITSATIDVDRIAKHFGDAPVVEVSGRTYPVEVRYRPVIDPDDPEADPDRDQVTAIVDACRELVAEGPGDVLVFLAGERDIRDTADALGEAAFAHTEVLPLYSRLSAADQHRVFQQHTGRRIVLATNVAETSLTVPGIRYVVDPGTARISRYSHRTKVQRLPIEAVSQASARQRAGRCGRTSDGIAIRLYSEDDFDSRPEFTDPEILRTNLASVLLQMASLGLGEVEDFPFLDPPDRRSVADGIALLEELGALTADGKLTETGRALAALPLDPRLARMVVEADRRGVLEEVLVIAAGLTVQDVRERPADAQAAADQLHARFAAEDSDFTSILNLWRYLVEKQDELSGNQFRRTVKREYLHWLRIREWQDLHGQLRGTARRLGMTTGELAPEPDERGVHAALLSGLLSQVGLQLEPGKDAAPAEKRRGSREYTGARGARFVIAPGSVLTRKPPRWVVAGELVETSRLFARTVARVDPETIEKLADHLVKRQYSEPRWDAKRGSVVATERVTLYGIPLVVGRRVQYGSIDPVVSRELFIRHALVEGQWTTNHRFWAHNQQVLARVAELEERARRRDLRVDDETVFELYDARIGAEVVSARHFDSWWKQARRQRPDLLDFTPAMVTDAAVAEQVAAGDFPDEVHLTQGLTLPLTYAFDPGADDDGITVDVPLAVLDTVAEQTSGASLAWTVPGQREELVTALLRALPKQLRRGLVPIPDRVREVLPHIDPTEALLPALEREIRRAVAVQVPPDAWDTANVPDHLRATFRVLDDQQRPLAEGKDLAALRRQVAPQSRASLARASADVTRTGLTSWTLGALPATVQVSRGGHLVTAYPALVDEGATVGVRVVPTAAEASRLTWLGARRLLLLSLPSPVKPVVKSLGPRSRLALQFNPDGEIPDLVADCVDAAADELIAAHGGPPRDQAAFDALVEGSRTQLHTITADCVRKVEAVLTQARETAIAIGAAPGRRVPEAAIADLRAQMTGLLHRGFVATAGRRRLPDLVRYLKGMAHRLEKLPANAARDALGQATVEAVATEYRDLRAKVPGVGGPDDPVLRIRWMVEELRIGLFAQVVGTPRPVSEQRLFKAIDAIEVPAG from the coding sequence GTGCCCGAGTCCGACGACCTGCGGTCGCGGCTGTCCACGCTGACGATCGAGGACGAGCACCGCCTGCGCCGTCGACTGGACGGGCTGCGCTCCGTGCGCGACCCGGCCGCCCGGGCCCGCAAGCACGAGCAGGTCGCCGCCGACGTCGTCCGTGCCGAGGCGCGCATCGCCGCCCGCATCGCCGCGGTGCCCACCGTCAGCTACCCCGAGCAGCTGCCGGTGAGCGGTCGGCGCGCGGACATCGCCGCGGCCATCCGGGACCACCAGGTCGTCGTCGTCGCCGGGGAGACCGGGTCGGGCAAGACCACCCAGCTGCCCAAGATCCTGCTCGAGCTGGGCCGTGGCGTGCGCGGGCGGATCGGGCACACCCAGCCCCGCCGGATCGCCGCCCGCACCGTCGCCGAGCGGGTGGCCGAGGAGCTGGGCTCACCCCTGGGCGAGGTGGTCGGCTACAAGGTCCGGTTCACCGACCAGGTGGGCGACACCAGCCTGGTGAAGCTGATGACCGACGGCGTGCTGCTGGCCGAGGTCCAGCGCGACCGGCTGCTCCGCCAGTACGACACGATCGTCATCGACGAGGCGCACGAGCGGTCGCTGAACATCGACTTCCTGCTCGGCTACCTGGCCCAGCTGCTGCCCCGTCGTCCCGACCTCAAGATCGTGATCACCTCGGCGACGATCGACGTCGACCGGATCGCGAAGCACTTCGGCGATGCGCCGGTCGTCGAGGTCAGCGGGCGCACGTACCCGGTGGAGGTGCGCTACCGGCCGGTCATCGACCCCGACGACCCGGAGGCCGACCCCGACCGCGACCAGGTGACCGCGATCGTCGACGCCTGCCGCGAGCTCGTCGCCGAGGGCCCGGGGGACGTGCTGGTGTTCCTGGCCGGCGAGCGCGACATCCGGGACACCGCCGACGCCCTCGGGGAGGCCGCGTTCGCCCACACCGAGGTGCTGCCGCTCTACTCGCGGCTGTCGGCGGCCGACCAGCACCGGGTGTTCCAGCAGCACACCGGACGGCGGATCGTGCTGGCCACCAACGTCGCCGAGACGTCGTTGACCGTGCCCGGCATCCGCTACGTGGTCGACCCCGGGACGGCGCGGATCTCCCGGTACAGCCATCGCACCAAGGTGCAGCGGCTGCCGATCGAGGCGGTCAGCCAGGCCTCGGCCCGCCAGCGCGCCGGCCGGTGCGGGCGCACCTCGGACGGCATCGCGATCCGGCTGTACAGCGAGGACGACTTCGACTCCCGGCCGGAGTTCACCGACCCGGAGATCCTGCGCACCAACCTGGCCTCGGTGCTGCTGCAGATGGCCTCCCTCGGCCTGGGCGAGGTGGAGGACTTCCCGTTCCTGGACCCGCCGGACCGACGCTCGGTGGCCGACGGCATCGCGCTGCTCGAGGAGCTCGGGGCGCTCACCGCCGACGGGAAGCTCACCGAGACCGGTCGCGCACTGGCCGCCCTGCCGCTGGACCCCCGGCTGGCCCGGATGGTCGTGGAGGCCGACCGGCGCGGGGTGCTGGAGGAGGTGCTGGTCATCGCCGCCGGGCTCACCGTGCAGGACGTCCGTGAGCGCCCGGCCGACGCGCAGGCCGCCGCCGACCAGCTGCACGCCCGGTTCGCCGCCGAGGACTCCGACTTCACCTCGATCCTGAACCTCTGGCGGTACCTGGTCGAGAAGCAGGACGAGCTGTCGGGCAACCAGTTCCGCCGCACCGTCAAGCGCGAGTACCTGCACTGGCTGCGGATCCGGGAGTGGCAGGACCTGCACGGCCAGCTGCGCGGCACCGCGCGCCGGCTGGGGATGACCACCGGCGAGCTGGCCCCCGAGCCCGACGAGCGCGGGGTGCACGCGGCGCTGCTGTCGGGCCTGCTGTCCCAGGTCGGGCTCCAGCTGGAGCCCGGCAAGGACGCCGCCCCGGCCGAGAAGCGGCGCGGCTCCCGCGAGTACACCGGTGCCCGCGGAGCCCGCTTCGTCATCGCCCCGGGCTCGGTGCTCACCCGCAAGCCCCCGCGCTGGGTGGTCGCCGGAGAGCTGGTGGAGACCAGCCGGCTCTTCGCCCGCACCGTGGCCCGGGTCGACCCGGAGACCATCGAGAAGCTGGCCGACCACCTGGTCAAGCGGCAGTACAGCGAGCCGCGGTGGGACGCCAAGCGCGGCTCCGTCGTCGCCACCGAGCGGGTCACGCTCTACGGCATCCCGCTCGTCGTCGGCCGGCGGGTGCAGTACGGCTCGATCGACCCCGTCGTCAGCCGGGAGCTGTTCATCCGGCACGCCCTGGTCGAGGGCCAGTGGACGACGAACCACCGCTTCTGGGCGCACAACCAGCAGGTCCTGGCCCGGGTCGCCGAGCTGGAGGAGCGCGCCCGCCGCCGCGACCTGCGGGTCGACGACGAGACGGTGTTCGAGCTCTACGACGCCCGCATCGGGGCCGAGGTGGTCAGCGCCCGGCACTTCGACAGCTGGTGGAAGCAGGCCCGCCGGCAGCGCCCGGACCTGCTGGACTTCACCCCCGCGATGGTCACCGACGCCGCCGTCGCCGAGCAGGTCGCGGCCGGGGACTTCCCCGACGAGGTGCACCTGACGCAGGGCCTGACCCTGCCGTTGACCTACGCCTTCGACCCGGGTGCCGACGACGACGGGATCACCGTCGACGTCCCGCTCGCGGTGCTGGACACCGTCGCCGAGCAGACCTCGGGCGCCTCGCTGGCCTGGACCGTGCCCGGGCAGCGCGAGGAGCTGGTCACCGCCCTGCTGCGTGCGCTGCCCAAGCAGCTGCGCCGCGGTCTGGTGCCCATCCCCGACCGGGTGCGCGAGGTGCTGCCGCACATCGACCCCACCGAGGCGCTGTTGCCGGCGCTGGAGCGGGAGATCCGCCGGGCCGTCGCGGTGCAGGTGCCCCCGGACGCCTGGGACACCGCGAACGTCCCCGACCACCTGCGGGCCACCTTCCGGGTGCTCGACGACCAGCAGCGGCCGCTGGCCGAGGGCAAGGACCTGGCCGCGCTGCGCCGGCAGGTCGCCCCGCAGTCGCGGGCGTCGTTGGCGCGGGCATCGGCCGACGTCACCCGCACCGGGCTGACCTCCTGGACGCTGGGCGCGCTGCCGGCGACCGTGCAGGTCTCCCGCGGCGGCCACCTGGTGACGGCGTACCCGGCCCTGGTCGACGAGGGCGCCACGGTCGGCGTCCGGGTCGTGCCGACGGCGGCCGAGGCCTCCCGGCTGACCTGGCTGGGCGCGCGACGGCTGCTGCTGCTGAGCCTGCCCTCCCCGGTGAAGCCGGTGGTCAAGTCCCTGGGCCCGCGCAGCCGGCTGGCCCTGCAGTTCAACCCCGACGGGGAGATCCCCGACCTGGTCGCCGACTGCGTGGACGCCGCCGCCGACGAGCTCATCGCCGCCCACGGCGGCCCGCCGCGGGACCAGGCCGCCTTCGATGCGCTGGTCGAGGGCTCCCGCACCCAGCTGCACACGATCACCGCCGACTGCGTGCGCAAGGTGGAGGCGGTGCTCACCCAGGCCCGGGAGACCGCCATCGCGATCGGTGCCGCCCCGGGCCGCCGGGTGCCCGAGGCCGCGATCGCCGACCTGCGCGCCCAGATGACCGGGCTGCTGCACCGCGGCTTCGTCGCCACCGCCGGACGACGCCGGCTGCCCGACCTGGTGCGCTACCTCAAGGGCATGGCGCACCGGCTGGAGAAGCTGCCCGCGAACGCCGCCCGGGACGCCCTGGGCCAGGCCACGGTGGAGGCCGTGGCCACCGAGTACCGCGACCTGCGCGCGAAGGTGCCCGGGGTGGGCGGCCCGGACGACCCGGTGCTGCGGATCCGCTGGATGGTCGAGGAGCTGCGGATCGGCCTGTTCGCCCAGGTGGTCGGCACCCCCCGCCCGGTCAGCGAGCAGCGGCTGTTCAAGGCCATCGACGCGATCGAGGTCCCGGCCGGCTGA